The following proteins are encoded in a genomic region of Takifugu rubripes chromosome 9, fTakRub1.2, whole genome shotgun sequence:
- the LOC101075235 gene encoding E3 ubiquitin/ISG15 ligase TRIM25 isoform X2, which yields MGASLETPARCHLCKVESSEPVTLKCKHRFCRRCIEDLWSTVPNGPYRCPEWRCKMVYQTLPFDRTLIPQRASSGLRGAQTRSSAGTSTNEQSTPESALRRPSLAGRLLGKRKASAPAVEQPNPKRLTTEAPRERSGDVETEASAPAPDKPDTKRLTTEAPRERSGDVETEASAPAPDKPGTKRSAVKQEQSGDVESPTTSSSDSFEDTPAPSASPEVSQKSQSKQFEYEDEALDISGQQSIEIISLCDSDSLDEVIISDASPAATPQKGTGETPASPAGADCSAAVPPDKTKSPGPPVNISPVIHLASTSGSPADLGSFSRSESKSARPVPCHYCPNAVYQPAIKTCLVCGASMCSEHLRPHLESPVFQNHTLIAPVEDISSWKCQEHQDINRIYCRKCGVCVCTLCPLVGSHQNHECISLREAERELRGNLKKDISQLQQTEDEVIITLNEVTQKKEASRVVLEKARTSVLQQYAAIREALDQEEQTALQCVAKEESRVLGGLEEKLGNLRSSLQSIQKGLHIFEGLADAKGDKHIGDQVFVREYSKTAHLSSVLGSYMEHFETPEEVDYVRLKCLQKWTEKRLDTFVITVPGEERDIYIPLYGCVPSLDADTAHPKLQLSDNNREVRYSEAQQPYTEHAARFSSFPQVLASSALQGGRWYWEVNVSVEEGRWKVGVSEGRIERKGQKDISRLGCNPYSWCLACDKKKVEALHNRVSAPVDADGLQRVGVFLDFEEGVLSFFNVTPGGSLALVHSYKHSFTDPVYPAFSVSKTHLAICDLFHS from the exons ATGGGAGCATCGTTGGAGACTCCGGCCAGGTGTCACCTGTGCAAGGTGGAATCGTCCGAGCCCGTCACCCTGAAGTGTAAACACCGGTTCTGCCGGCGCTGCATCGAGGATCTATGGAGCACCGTTCCGAACGGGCCGTACCGTTGCCCGGAGTGGAGGTGCAAGATGGTGTACCAAACTTTACCGTTCGACCGAACTTTGATCCCGCAACGAGCGTCCAGCGGTTTACGGGGCGCTCAAACCCGCAGCAGTGCAG gCACATCGACAAATGAACAAAGCACACCCGAGTCAGCATTAAGGAGACCTTCGCTTGCTGGTCGGCTTCTCGGGAAGAGAAAGGCTAGTGCTCCGGCTGTGGAACAACCAAACCCAAAGCGTTTGACCACAGAAGCTCCACGGGAACGGTCCGGAGACGTTGAGACAGAGGCCAGCGCTCCGGCTCCAGACAAACCAGACACAAAGCGTTTGACCACAGAAGCTCCACGGGAACGGTCCGGAGACGTTGAGACAGAGGCCAGCGCTCCGGCTCCAGACAAACCAG GCACAAAGCGTTCAGCCGTGAAACAGGAACAGTCTGGAGATGTTGAGAGCCCCACCACTTCCTCTTCAGACTCCTTTGAAGACACACCTGCACCGTCAGCGAGTCCGGAGGTATCCCAGAAATCCCAATCCAAGCAGTTTGAGTACGAGGACGAAGCACTGGACATCTCAGGCCAGCAGTCAATTGAAATCATCTCACTGTGTGACAGCGACAGCCTAGACGAGGTTATCATTTCTGATGCATCTCCAGCTGCAACCCCTCAAAAAGGCACAGGAGAgactcctgcttctcctgccgGTGCTGATTGCTCAGCTGCAGTCCCTCCTGATAAAACAAAATCCCCTGGACCCCCTGTCAACATATCTCCTGTCATACATCTCGCCTCTACTTCAGGATCCCCCGCTGATTtgggcagcttctccaggtcAGAGAGCAAAAGCGCCCGTCCGGTGCCGTGCCACTACTGCCCCAATGCCGTATATCAGCCTGCCATCAAGACCTGTCTGGTGTGCGGAGCTTCGATGTGTTCAGAGCACCTGCGTCCCCACCTGGAATCTCCAGTCTTCCAGAATCACACCCTGATTGCTCCGGTGGAGGATATTTCTTCCTGGAAGTGCCAGGAGCACCAGGACATCAACCGTATCTACTGTCGcaagtgtggtgtgtgtgtctgcacactGTGCCCCCTCGTAGGCTCACACCAGAACCATGAGTGTATCAGCctcagggaggcagagagagagctgaga GGGAACCTGAAAAAAGACatctcacagctgcagcagactgaGGATGAAGTGATCATCACATTGAATGAAGTCACACAGAAGAAAGAGGCCTCCAGA GTGGTTTTAGAGAAGGCGCGGACGAGCGTGCTGCAGCAGTACGCAGCCATCAGAGAGGCCCTGGATCAAGAGGAGCAAACTGCTCTTCAGTGTGTGGCCAAGGAAGAAAGCAGGGTTCTGGGGGGGCTAGAGGAGAAACTCGGCAACTTGCGGAGCTCTCTGCAGTCTATCCAGAAAGGTCTCCACATCTTCGAGGGCCTGGCTGATGCCAAAGGAGACAAACACATCGGCGACCAAGTTTTCGTTAGG GAATACAGCAAGACTGCCCACCT ATCCAGTGTCCTGGGGAGCTACATGGAGCACTTTGAGACCCCTGAGGAAGTGGATTATGTGCGGCTTAAATGTTTGCAGAAGTGGACTGAGAAACGGCTGGACACGTTCGTAATCACCGTGCCGGGCGAAGAGAGAGACATCTACATACCCCTCT ATGGTTGTGTGCCGTCACTGGATGCTGATACAGCCCACCCCAAACTGCAGCTGTCGGATAACAACAGGGAAGTGAGATACAGCGAAGCACAGCAGCCCTACACAGAGCATGCCGCACGCTTCAGCTCCTTCCCCCAAGTCCTGGCCTCCTCTGCCCTGCAGGGAGGCCGCTGGTACTGGGAAGTGAACGTGTCTGTGGAGGAGGGCCGCTGGAAGGTGGGTGTGAGCGAGGGTCGGATCGAGAGGAAAGGTCAGAAAGACATCTCCCGTTTAGGATGCAACCCTTACTCGTGGTGTCTGGCCTGTGACAAAAAGAAGGTGGAAGCTCTGCATAACAGGGTGTCTGCGCCTGTGGATGCGGACGGGCTGCAGAGGGTGGGGGTGTTCCTCGACTTCGAAGAAGGTGTGTTGTCGTTCTTTAATGTGACGCCAGGGGGCAGTCTCGCGTTAGTGCATTCCTACAAACACAGCTTTACTGACCCTGTGTATCCAGCCTTCTCTGTGTCCAAAACACACCTGGCCATCTGTGACCTGTTCCATTCTTAA
- the LOC101075235 gene encoding E3 ubiquitin/ISG15 ligase TRIM25 isoform X1 yields the protein MGASLETPARCHLCKVESSEPVTLKCKHRFCRRCIEDLWSTVPNGPYRCPEWRCKMVYQTLPFDRTLIPQRASSGLRGAQTRSSAGTSTNEQSTPESALRRPSLAGRLLGKRKASAPAVEQPNPKRLTTEAPRERSGDVETEASAPAPDKPDTKRLTTEAPRERSGDVETEASAPAPDKPGTKRLTTEAPRERSGDVETEASAPAPDKPGTKRSAVKQEQSGDVESPTTSSSDSFEDTPAPSASPEVSQKSQSKQFEYEDEALDISGQQSIEIISLCDSDSLDEVIISDASPAATPQKGTGETPASPAGADCSAAVPPDKTKSPGPPVNISPVIHLASTSGSPADLGSFSRSESKSARPVPCHYCPNAVYQPAIKTCLVCGASMCSEHLRPHLESPVFQNHTLIAPVEDISSWKCQEHQDINRIYCRKCGVCVCTLCPLVGSHQNHECISLREAERELRGNLKKDISQLQQTEDEVIITLNEVTQKKEASRVVLEKARTSVLQQYAAIREALDQEEQTALQCVAKEESRVLGGLEEKLGNLRSSLQSIQKGLHIFEGLADAKGDKHIGDQVFVREYSKTAHLSSVLGSYMEHFETPEEVDYVRLKCLQKWTEKRLDTFVITVPGEERDIYIPLYGCVPSLDADTAHPKLQLSDNNREVRYSEAQQPYTEHAARFSSFPQVLASSALQGGRWYWEVNVSVEEGRWKVGVSEGRIERKGQKDISRLGCNPYSWCLACDKKKVEALHNRVSAPVDADGLQRVGVFLDFEEGVLSFFNVTPGGSLALVHSYKHSFTDPVYPAFSVSKTHLAICDLFHS from the exons ATGGGAGCATCGTTGGAGACTCCGGCCAGGTGTCACCTGTGCAAGGTGGAATCGTCCGAGCCCGTCACCCTGAAGTGTAAACACCGGTTCTGCCGGCGCTGCATCGAGGATCTATGGAGCACCGTTCCGAACGGGCCGTACCGTTGCCCGGAGTGGAGGTGCAAGATGGTGTACCAAACTTTACCGTTCGACCGAACTTTGATCCCGCAACGAGCGTCCAGCGGTTTACGGGGCGCTCAAACCCGCAGCAGTGCAG gCACATCGACAAATGAACAAAGCACACCCGAGTCAGCATTAAGGAGACCTTCGCTTGCTGGTCGGCTTCTCGGGAAGAGAAAGGCTAGTGCTCCGGCTGTGGAACAACCAAACCCAAAGCGTTTGACCACAGAAGCTCCACGGGAACGGTCCGGAGACGTTGAGACAGAGGCCAGCGCTCCGGCTCCAGACAAACCAGACACAAAGCGTTTGACCACAGAAGCTCCACGGGAACGGTCCGGAGACGTTGAGACAGAGGCCAGCGCTCCGGCTCCAGACAAACCAGGCACAAAGCGTTTGACCACAGAAGCTCCACGGGAACGGTCCGGAGACGTTGAGACAGAGGCCAGCGCTCCGGCTCCAGACAAACCAGGCACAAAGCGTTCAGCCGTGAAACAGGAACAGTCTGGAGATGTTGAGAGCCCCACCACTTCCTCTTCAGACTCCTTTGAAGACACACCTGCACCGTCAGCGAGTCCGGAGGTATCCCAGAAATCCCAATCCAAGCAGTTTGAGTACGAGGACGAAGCACTGGACATCTCAGGCCAGCAGTCAATTGAAATCATCTCACTGTGTGACAGCGACAGCCTAGACGAGGTTATCATTTCTGATGCATCTCCAGCTGCAACCCCTCAAAAAGGCACAGGAGAgactcctgcttctcctgccgGTGCTGATTGCTCAGCTGCAGTCCCTCCTGATAAAACAAAATCCCCTGGACCCCCTGTCAACATATCTCCTGTCATACATCTCGCCTCTACTTCAGGATCCCCCGCTGATTtgggcagcttctccaggtcAGAGAGCAAAAGCGCCCGTCCGGTGCCGTGCCACTACTGCCCCAATGCCGTATATCAGCCTGCCATCAAGACCTGTCTGGTGTGCGGAGCTTCGATGTGTTCAGAGCACCTGCGTCCCCACCTGGAATCTCCAGTCTTCCAGAATCACACCCTGATTGCTCCGGTGGAGGATATTTCTTCCTGGAAGTGCCAGGAGCACCAGGACATCAACCGTATCTACTGTCGcaagtgtggtgtgtgtgtctgcacactGTGCCCCCTCGTAGGCTCACACCAGAACCATGAGTGTATCAGCctcagggaggcagagagagagctgaga GGGAACCTGAAAAAAGACatctcacagctgcagcagactgaGGATGAAGTGATCATCACATTGAATGAAGTCACACAGAAGAAAGAGGCCTCCAGA GTGGTTTTAGAGAAGGCGCGGACGAGCGTGCTGCAGCAGTACGCAGCCATCAGAGAGGCCCTGGATCAAGAGGAGCAAACTGCTCTTCAGTGTGTGGCCAAGGAAGAAAGCAGGGTTCTGGGGGGGCTAGAGGAGAAACTCGGCAACTTGCGGAGCTCTCTGCAGTCTATCCAGAAAGGTCTCCACATCTTCGAGGGCCTGGCTGATGCCAAAGGAGACAAACACATCGGCGACCAAGTTTTCGTTAGG GAATACAGCAAGACTGCCCACCT ATCCAGTGTCCTGGGGAGCTACATGGAGCACTTTGAGACCCCTGAGGAAGTGGATTATGTGCGGCTTAAATGTTTGCAGAAGTGGACTGAGAAACGGCTGGACACGTTCGTAATCACCGTGCCGGGCGAAGAGAGAGACATCTACATACCCCTCT ATGGTTGTGTGCCGTCACTGGATGCTGATACAGCCCACCCCAAACTGCAGCTGTCGGATAACAACAGGGAAGTGAGATACAGCGAAGCACAGCAGCCCTACACAGAGCATGCCGCACGCTTCAGCTCCTTCCCCCAAGTCCTGGCCTCCTCTGCCCTGCAGGGAGGCCGCTGGTACTGGGAAGTGAACGTGTCTGTGGAGGAGGGCCGCTGGAAGGTGGGTGTGAGCGAGGGTCGGATCGAGAGGAAAGGTCAGAAAGACATCTCCCGTTTAGGATGCAACCCTTACTCGTGGTGTCTGGCCTGTGACAAAAAGAAGGTGGAAGCTCTGCATAACAGGGTGTCTGCGCCTGTGGATGCGGACGGGCTGCAGAGGGTGGGGGTGTTCCTCGACTTCGAAGAAGGTGTGTTGTCGTTCTTTAATGTGACGCCAGGGGGCAGTCTCGCGTTAGTGCATTCCTACAAACACAGCTTTACTGACCCTGTGTATCCAGCCTTCTCTGTGTCCAAAACACACCTGGCCATCTGTGACCTGTTCCATTCTTAA
- the LOC101075235 gene encoding E3 ubiquitin/ISG15 ligase TRIM25 isoform X3, producing the protein MGASLETPARCHLCKVESSEPVTLKCKHRFCRRCIEDLWSTVPNGPYRCPEWRCKMVYQTLPFDRTLIPQRASSGLRGAQTRSSAGTSTNEQSTPESALRRPSLAGRLLGKRKASAPAVEQPNPKRLTTEAPRERSGDVETEASAPAPDKPDTKRLTTEAPRERSGDVETEASAPAPDKPGTKRSAVKQEQSGDVESPTTSSSDSFEDTPAPSASPEVSQKSQSKQFEYEDEALDISGQQSIEIISLCDSDSLDEVIISDASPAATPQKGTGETPASPAGADCSAAVPPDKTKSPGPPVNISPVIHLASTSGSPADLGSFSRSESKSARPVPCHYCPNAVYQPAIKTCLVCGASMCSEHLRPHLESPVFQNHTLIAPVEDISSWKCQEHQDINRIYCRKCGVCVCTLCPLVGSHQNHECISLREAERELRGNLKKDISQLQQTEDEVIITLNEVTQKKEASRVVLEKARTSVLQQYAAIREALDQEEQTALQCVAKEESRVLGGLEEKLGNLRSSLQSIQKGLHIFEGLADAKGDKHIGDQVFVREYSKTAHLSSVLGSYMEHFETPEEVDYVRLKCLQKWTEKRLDTFVITVPGEERDIYIPLYGCVPSLDADTAHPKLQLSDNNREVRYSEAQQPYTEHAARFSSFPQVLASSALQGGRWYWEVNVSVEEGRWKVGVSEGRIERKGQKDISRLGCNPYSWCLACDKKKVEALHNRVSAPVDADGLQRVGVFLDFEEGVLSFFNVTPGGSLALVHSYKHSFTDPVYPAFSVSKTHLAICDLFHS; encoded by the exons ATGGGAGCATCGTTGGAGACTCCGGCCAGGTGTCACCTGTGCAAGGTGGAATCGTCCGAGCCCGTCACCCTGAAGTGTAAACACCGGTTCTGCCGGCGCTGCATCGAGGATCTATGGAGCACCGTTCCGAACGGGCCGTACCGTTGCCCGGAGTGGAGGTGCAAGATGGTGTACCAAACTTTACCGTTCGACCGAACTTTGATCCCGCAACGAGCGTCCAGCGGTTTACGGGGCGCTCAAACCCGCAGCAGTGCAG gCACATCGACAAATGAACAAAGCACACCCGAGTCAGCATTAAGGAGACCTTCGCTTGCTGGTCGGCTTCTCGGGAAGAGAAAGGCTAGTGCTCCGGCTGTGGAACAACCAAACCCAAAGCGTTTGACCACAGAAGCTCCACGGGAACGGTCCGGAGACGTTGAGACAGAGGCCAGCGCTCCGGCTCCAGACAAACCAGACACAAAGCGTTTGACCACAGAAGCTCCACGGGAACGGTCCGGAGACGTTGAGACAGAGGCCAGCGCTCCGGCTCCAGACAAAC CAGGCACAAAGCGTTCAGCCGTGAAACAGGAACAGTCTGGAGATGTTGAGAGCCCCACCACTTCCTCTTCAGACTCCTTTGAAGACACACCTGCACCGTCAGCGAGTCCGGAGGTATCCCAGAAATCCCAATCCAAGCAGTTTGAGTACGAGGACGAAGCACTGGACATCTCAGGCCAGCAGTCAATTGAAATCATCTCACTGTGTGACAGCGACAGCCTAGACGAGGTTATCATTTCTGATGCATCTCCAGCTGCAACCCCTCAAAAAGGCACAGGAGAgactcctgcttctcctgccgGTGCTGATTGCTCAGCTGCAGTCCCTCCTGATAAAACAAAATCCCCTGGACCCCCTGTCAACATATCTCCTGTCATACATCTCGCCTCTACTTCAGGATCCCCCGCTGATTtgggcagcttctccaggtcAGAGAGCAAAAGCGCCCGTCCGGTGCCGTGCCACTACTGCCCCAATGCCGTATATCAGCCTGCCATCAAGACCTGTCTGGTGTGCGGAGCTTCGATGTGTTCAGAGCACCTGCGTCCCCACCTGGAATCTCCAGTCTTCCAGAATCACACCCTGATTGCTCCGGTGGAGGATATTTCTTCCTGGAAGTGCCAGGAGCACCAGGACATCAACCGTATCTACTGTCGcaagtgtggtgtgtgtgtctgcacactGTGCCCCCTCGTAGGCTCACACCAGAACCATGAGTGTATCAGCctcagggaggcagagagagagctgaga GGGAACCTGAAAAAAGACatctcacagctgcagcagactgaGGATGAAGTGATCATCACATTGAATGAAGTCACACAGAAGAAAGAGGCCTCCAGA GTGGTTTTAGAGAAGGCGCGGACGAGCGTGCTGCAGCAGTACGCAGCCATCAGAGAGGCCCTGGATCAAGAGGAGCAAACTGCTCTTCAGTGTGTGGCCAAGGAAGAAAGCAGGGTTCTGGGGGGGCTAGAGGAGAAACTCGGCAACTTGCGGAGCTCTCTGCAGTCTATCCAGAAAGGTCTCCACATCTTCGAGGGCCTGGCTGATGCCAAAGGAGACAAACACATCGGCGACCAAGTTTTCGTTAGG GAATACAGCAAGACTGCCCACCT ATCCAGTGTCCTGGGGAGCTACATGGAGCACTTTGAGACCCCTGAGGAAGTGGATTATGTGCGGCTTAAATGTTTGCAGAAGTGGACTGAGAAACGGCTGGACACGTTCGTAATCACCGTGCCGGGCGAAGAGAGAGACATCTACATACCCCTCT ATGGTTGTGTGCCGTCACTGGATGCTGATACAGCCCACCCCAAACTGCAGCTGTCGGATAACAACAGGGAAGTGAGATACAGCGAAGCACAGCAGCCCTACACAGAGCATGCCGCACGCTTCAGCTCCTTCCCCCAAGTCCTGGCCTCCTCTGCCCTGCAGGGAGGCCGCTGGTACTGGGAAGTGAACGTGTCTGTGGAGGAGGGCCGCTGGAAGGTGGGTGTGAGCGAGGGTCGGATCGAGAGGAAAGGTCAGAAAGACATCTCCCGTTTAGGATGCAACCCTTACTCGTGGTGTCTGGCCTGTGACAAAAAGAAGGTGGAAGCTCTGCATAACAGGGTGTCTGCGCCTGTGGATGCGGACGGGCTGCAGAGGGTGGGGGTGTTCCTCGACTTCGAAGAAGGTGTGTTGTCGTTCTTTAATGTGACGCCAGGGGGCAGTCTCGCGTTAGTGCATTCCTACAAACACAGCTTTACTGACCCTGTGTATCCAGCCTTCTCTGTGTCCAAAACACACCTGGCCATCTGTGACCTGTTCCATTCTTAA